From Candidatus Thorarchaeota archaeon, one genomic window encodes:
- a CDS encoding 50S ribosomal protein L30 yields the protein MSTTDSVIIAIRVRGQARVRPEIEDTLNKLLLGRVHQARILRLTPSLFGMVQRAKDYITWGEIDEETADLILTKRGRLPGNRRLTDEHVRKNSSFKSIKALAKAIVDGTASVSDVAGLKPVFRLTPPSGGYKGKHGLPVTAGGITGYRGAEINRLVRQMA from the coding sequence ATGAGTACTACTGATTCAGTCATCATCGCCATTCGGGTCAGAGGCCAAGCACGGGTGCGTCCGGAGATAGAGGACACGCTCAACAAGCTTCTTCTCGGAAGGGTACATCAGGCACGCATACTCAGACTCACACCCAGCCTGTTTGGTATGGTTCAGAGGGCCAAAGACTATATCACATGGGGTGAGATAGATGAGGAAACAGCCGACCTGATACTGACGAAGAGAGGACGCCTGCCTGGGAACCGAAGACTCACGGATGAACATGTGAGGAAGAACAGCAGCTTTAAGTCCATTAAGGCCCTAGCTAAAGCCATTGTTGATGGCACGGCGAGTGTGTCGGACGTCGCGGGACTTAAGCCCGTCTTCAGACTCACGCCCCCAAGTGGAGGATACAAGGGCAAGCATGGCCTGCCCGTGACCGCCGGCGGAATCACGGGATACCGAGGGGCAGAGATAAACAGACTCGTCAGACAGATGGCCTAG